The DNA segment CCGAAACAAACTGCGACGCTTCATCATTGCCCGCTGGCCGCGGTTGTGTTTGAGGTTGGGTAGAAACCCCAACATTGGATTGCGAGATCATCTGTAATAATTGCAGGGGGTTCTGACCAAGAAGAAGTCCGACGACGAGCAGAAGGAGGGTCATTCCTCCGCCCATTTTCATTCCCATCGGGACGCGACGCGCGCCACCTTCATGGCGGACATCTTCAACATTCTCACTTTGCCGTTCGCCTCTCCAACGCATAGTTGCCTCACTTTTACTGAGTCATTAACCGTGTCTATTCTCATACCCGCAAGAAGCTGGCAAGATGCGGAGCGACGAAACGCTAACAGGACGACATCTTATGTAATGCGCAATCTATAAAACGCAGGAGAACAGATGGGTAGGTGGGGTGGTTACGTATTAAGGGTTGCAGTTTGTTCTTTGTTCCTAATGATTTTCTACCAAGCAGTCAGAGGAGATTTCGTATGGCAACCATACTTGGCATTTCCGGCAGTATGACGAAGGGTGGCAGCACCCGGGCAGTTATTGACGCAGCTCTTGCAGGAGCAAAAGCGCGGAATCCACAATTGACAACGGATGTAATCGATCTGCGCTCTGTGACGCTCTCGTTTTGTGATGGTCGACCCTTTAACGAGTACGCTGACGATACGCCACAAGTCGTGAACCGCATTCAAGCCGCAGATGCGTTCGTGATCGGGACGCCGATCTATCGTGGATCGTATACAGGATCGTTAAAAAATCTTCTTGACCATGTTCCTGTCGAAGCGATGATGGGGAAAGTTGTAGGTCTGGTTGCGACAGCAGCAACCGATCATCATTATCTGAGTATTGACCAGGAACTCCGGCCAGTGTTGATGTGGTTCAATGCCCATCTAGTACCTGGGAGCGTCTATGTTCGGAGTAACCAGTTGCAGGGCAATACGATTGTAGATGAACAAGTCAGCGAG comes from the Deltaproteobacteria bacterium genome and includes:
- a CDS encoding NAD(P)H-dependent oxidoreductase, translating into MATILGISGSMTKGGSTRAVIDAALAGAKARNPQLTTDVIDLRSVTLSFCDGRPFNEYADDTPQVVNRIQAADAFVIGTPIYRGSYTGSLKNLLDHVPVEAMMGKVVGLVATAATDHHYLSIDQELRPVLMWFNAHLVPGSVYVRSNQLQGNTIVDEQVSEHLRLLGEAVADMQQRLSGGIQGPPPLSLWGRRKA